The Burkholderia cepacia ATCC 25416 genome includes a window with the following:
- a CDS encoding helix-turn-helix transcriptional regulator codes for MPLPTVPADPASDDWPRALRACVDAFDAFASPSAIVFYRLDQSGEPADFELFGMPESMHRTYVARYRMLDPLHPSRCAAGERAVVTLASQLPDERRDASAYWTRFLRRHDVADVVEIWLRDAGRTVGAFSLLRFGAGDARGSAAGNATAGRFAPGEIDALARLQPVAEAALSPLLRARRGIHRIGCEERLTYREEQIARLVRDGRSNKEIARDLALGQPTVKTHLMRMYRKLGVSNRTELVGALFL; via the coding sequence ATGCCGCTCCCAACCGTTCCCGCCGATCCGGCCTCCGACGACTGGCCACGCGCGCTGCGCGCGTGCGTGGATGCGTTCGACGCGTTCGCGAGCCCGTCCGCGATCGTGTTCTATCGGCTCGACCAGAGCGGCGAGCCGGCCGATTTCGAGCTGTTCGGGATGCCGGAATCGATGCATCGCACCTATGTCGCGCGCTACCGGATGCTCGATCCGCTGCATCCGTCGCGTTGCGCGGCGGGCGAACGCGCGGTCGTCACGCTCGCGTCGCAATTGCCTGACGAAAGACGCGACGCGTCCGCGTACTGGACCCGTTTCCTGCGGCGCCACGACGTGGCCGACGTCGTCGAGATCTGGCTGCGCGACGCGGGCCGGACGGTCGGCGCGTTCTCGCTGTTGCGCTTCGGGGCCGGCGACGCGCGCGGCAGCGCGGCCGGTAACGCCACGGCCGGGCGGTTCGCACCCGGCGAGATCGATGCGCTCGCGCGGCTGCAGCCGGTTGCCGAAGCCGCGCTGAGCCCGCTGCTGCGCGCGCGGCGCGGGATCCACCGGATCGGCTGCGAGGAGCGGCTGACCTACCGCGAGGAGCAGATCGCGCGCCTCGTGCGCGACGGCCGCTCGAACAAGGAGATCGCGCGCGATCTCGCGCTCGGCCAGCCGACCGTCAAGACGCACCTGATGCGCATGTACCGCAAGCTCGGCGTGTCGAACCGCACGGAACTGGTGGGGGCGCTGTTCCTGTAA